One Camelina sativa cultivar DH55 unplaced genomic scaffold, Cs unpScaffold00651, whole genome shotgun sequence genomic window carries:
- the LOC104773808 gene encoding thymocyte nuclear protein 1-like gives MGKTKRYWLLKTEPSEWSWSDQEANGGISKWDGVKNKQAQKNLKSMTLGDLCFFYHSGTKSRCVVGVVEVSREWYTDDDDEGAVDVKGVGEMRKCVDLKEMKGDKGIKDFVLFRQPRLSVVPVEEDVWKKICELGNGFCGDGKEDCESSDES, from the coding sequence ATGGGGAAAACGAAGCGATACTGGTTACTCAAAACAGAGCCAAGTGAGTGGTCATGGTCAGACCAAGAAGCAAACGGTGGCATCAGCAAATGGGACGGTGTCAAGAACAAACAAGCTCAGAAGAATCTAAAGTCCATGACTTTAGGcgatctctgtttcttctacCATTCCGGAACCAAATCGAGATGCGTCGTTGGTGTGGTGGAGGTATCGCGTGAATGGTAcaccgatgatgatgatgaaggagcGGTAGATGTGAAAGGGGTTGGTGAGATGAGGAAATGCGTGGATTTGAAGGAGATGAAAGGAGACAAAGGGATtaaggattttgttttgttcagaCAGCCGAGGTTGTCTGTTGTTCCGGTTGAGGAAGATGTTTGGAAAAAGATTTGTGAATTGGGAAATGGGTTTTGTGGAGATGGTAAGGAAGATTGTGAAAGCAGTGATGAGTCTTGA